The following are encoded together in the Kwoniella europaea PYCC6329 chromosome 1, complete sequence genome:
- a CDS encoding 5'/3'-nucleotidase SurE, giving the protein MPRLQTYAEKPVVLLTNDDGPPCASSPNIFSFCKLLQSRLGWDVRVVIPDCQKSWVGKAYAISDVISASYFYPLEPEGLTGDITTTPRPLKEGETMEWILLSGTPATCTNIALHNLYPGEIDLVISGPNHGRNSSTAFALSSGTLGAALAGALSIPLPGPSTGEPSLHTDHIPCIAVSYGVVTRPVTSRVLELATDAAVDVCEKLFDDWGWDEDHEKGRHLVQVYSVNIPLVEGDLEVGRRKTAWTNMWRNSYGRLFKATTLTQANYDPGDNSNQNRSSPSSSTNQPQNNVIPPNSSTTSTAGPGALPTPAPSSPDFKQHDGQLRFHFAPNMKPLLFPPVESLPVGSDAWAFAKGYIGVTPMRAQFAGPIEGGYGFGREENDGKKAGSLWD; this is encoded by the exons ATGCCTCGTCTACAGACATATGCGGAAAAACCGGTGGTACTACTTACA AACGATGATGGTCCTCCTTGCGCTTCTTCACCCAACATCTTCTCATTCTGCAAACTTCTGCAATCACGTCTGGGTTGGGATGTGAGAGTGGTGATACCGGATTGTCAGAAGTCATG GGTCGGCAAAGCGTATGCGATCAGCGATGTCATCTCGGCGAGCTACTTTTATCCTCTAG AGCCTGAAGGACTTACTGGCGATATCACCACTACGCCCAGACCactgaaagaaggtgaaacaATGGAGTGGATACTTCTTTCCGGT ACACCAGCAACATGTACAAATATAGCTTTGCATAACCTCTATCCTGGTGAAATAGACTTAGTGATATCCGGACCTAATC ATGGTCGAAACTCCTCCACTGCATTTGCCTTATCATCCGGAACCTTAGGTGCAGCATTAGCAGGAGCACTGtctatacctcttcctgGACCTTCGACTGGCGAACCCTCATTACATACCGATCATATCCCTTGTATAGCCGTTTCATATGGAGTAGTCACTCGACCCGTCACTTCGAGGGTACTGGAATTGGCTACGGACGCAGCTGTAGATGTATGTGAGAAGCTATTTGACGATtggggatgggatgaggatCACGAGAAGGGAAGACATTTGGTGCAGGTTTACTCGGTGAATATACCGCTggtagaaggtgatttggaaGTGGGGAGGAGAAAGACGGCATGGACGAATATGTGGAGAAACTCTTATGGAAGGTTGTTCAAGGCTACTACGTT GACACAAGCGAATTATGATCCAGGAGATAACTCTAACCAAAATCGTTCATCGccttcatcctccactaatcaacctcaaaacAACGTTATCCCACCGAACTCTTCAACTACATCTACAGCTGGACCAGGTGCCCTGCCTACACCAGCACCTTCGTCACCTGACTTCAAACAACATGATGGCCAATTACGATTTCATTTCGCACCTAATATGAAACCGCTCCTGTTCCCTCCTGTAGAAAGCTTGCCGGTCGGCTCTGATGCCTGGGCTTTCGCGAAGGGTTATATAGGTGTCACTCCTATGCGAGCCCAGTTTGCCGGACCGATAGAAGGTGGGTATGGGTTTGGGAGGGAGGAGaatgatgggaagaaagCTGGTAGTTTGTGGGATTGA
- a CDS encoding pre-mRNA-processing-splicing factor 8, with amino-acid sequence MSAPPGFGNLPPPPGFAQQQPNGEGEDSRMDGDFFGQLSQDEIEKKARKWRQSQKRRFDPKRRQGGGGGIDFGKADLPPEHIRKIIKDHGDMSNRKFRNDKRVHLGALKYVPHAVMKLLENIPMPWEQVREVPVLYHISGAITFVNEVPQVIEPVYHAQWASMWLAMRREKRDRRHFKRMRFPPFDDEEPPMDYGDNVLDVEPLEAIQLELDEEDDEAILDWFYDPKPLLDTPHVNGSSYKYFQLSLPQLANLYRIGRQLLSDYSDNNAFYLFDKKSFFTAKALNIALPGGPKFEPLYRDTEAFDEDWNEFNDINKVIIRGVIRSEYKVAFPHLYNSVPRSVHIGPYHEPKNVYIKTDDPDLPAFYFDPLINPISQRVVQEAHTPLVSHEDAVFGFGNEEDEEFELPDELEPFLDTKDLSNDNTADAIALYWAPYPYNLRSGKTKRAQDVPLIKNFYLEHCPADQPVKIRVSYQKLLKVYVLNALHHKRPKAMAKRNLFRSLKNTKFFQTTNLDWVEAGLQVCRQGYNMLNLLIHRKNLNYLHLDYNMNLKPIKTLTTKERKKSRFGNAFHLCREILRLTKLIVDAHVQFRLGNVDAFQLADGLQYMFAHVGQLTGMYRYKYKLMKQIRMCKDLKHLIYSRFNTGPVGKGPGVGFWAPGWRVWLFFMRGIVPLLERWLGNLLARQFEGRNSKGTAKTVTKQRVESHFDLELRAAVMHDILDMMPESIKANKAKTILQHLSEAWRCWKANIPWKVPGMPAAIENIILRYIKSKADWWSSVAHYNRERIRRGATVDKAVVRKNLGRLTRLYLKAEQERQNGYLKDGPYISSEEAVAIYTSTVHWLESRKFAPIPFPPLSYKHDTKLLVLALEKLKEAYSVHGRLNQSQREELALVEQAYDNPHECLSRIKRLLLTQRAFKEAGIEFFDTYDKLIPCYDIEPVEKITDAYLDQFLWYEADKRGLFPNWIKPSDNEPPPLLVYKWCQGINNLTDIWDTSDGECVVMMETVLSRVYEKVDFTLLNRLLRLILDHNLADYITAKNNITLTFKDMSHVNAYGMIRGLQFSSFVFQFYGLVLDLLILGLQRASELAGPPGAPNGFLQFRDSETETRHPIRFYTRYVDRIHILFRFTSDEARDLIQRYLSANPDPNNENMHNYNNKRCWPKDCRMRLNKHDVNLGRAVWWNVKSSLPRSLTTIEWEDSFCSVYSKDNPQLLFSMCGFEVRILPRIRTQHGEQYSLKDGVWNLTQESTKERTAQAFLRVSDQGVNDFNNRIRQVLMSSGSATFSKVINKQVYFYLWNTALIGLMTYYREAVVHTNELLDSLVKAENKVQTRVKVGLNSKMPSRFPPCVFYSPKELGGLGMLSMGFVLIPQSDLRWSKQTDSGGITHFRSGMTHEEDQLIPNLYRYLQPWEAEFLDSARVWSEYAMKRKEATASNRRLTLEDLEDSWDRGIPRVNTLFQKDRHTLAYDKGWRVRAYFSQYFRLRNQPFIWTNNRHDGKLWNLNSYRVDVIAALGGVEGILEHSLFKGTAFPTWEGLFWEKASGFEESMKYKKLTNAQRSGLSQIPNRRFTMWWSPTINRANVYVGFQVQLDLTGVFMHGKLPTLKISFIQIFRAHLWQKIHESVTMDLCQVFDQELEALQIETVQKETIHPRKSYKMNSSASDILLFSSYKWQISRPSLLTDNRDTFDGTTSNKYWLDIQLRWGDFDSHDIERYARAKFLDYSSDSQSIYPSPTGVLIAIDLAYNLYSAYGNYFPGMKPLLQQAMAKIMKANPALYVLRERIRKGLQLYSSEPTEPYLNSSNYSELFSNQIIWFVDDTNVYRVTVHKTFEGNLTTKPINGAIFIFNPRTGQLFLKIIHTSVWAGQKRLGQLAKWKTAEEVAALVRSLPVEEQPKQVIVTRKGMLDPLEVHLLDFPNIVIKGSELQLPFQATLKMEKFGDLILRATQPQMVLFNLYDDWLKSISSYTAFSRLILILRALHVNNEKAKIILRPDRSTITESYHIFPSLSDDQWMSVEVALKDLILADFGKRNSVNVASLTASEIRDIILGMEIAAPSVQRQQMAEIEKTTEAQSQVTALQTKTTNIHGDEIVVTTTTNYEQQTFASKSDWRVRAISATNLPLRVNHIFVGNDDVKDDAGSFTYVIPKNVLKTFIVNGDLRTQVVAYLYGASPPDNPQVKEIKAVAWVPQRGSNNGVELPATLPKHDFLLKDLEPLGWIKTQSQELNHLSPADVTTQAKIMANHSEWGPQSICVTCAFTPGSVSLNAWELTVAGFEWGRKNQDVTGQNPGFNPSMANRVQLLLSDRILGMTLVPEGGVWNYGVGLTQSWSDKLPYSMTLDKPESFWAPCHRPNAFLNFASMEGDDAADVENSLE; translated from the exons atgtcGGCTCCACCAGGATTCGGTAATCTTCCGCCTCCGCCAGGGTTCGCTCAACAGCAGCCGAacggagaaggagaggataGTAGGATGGATGGAGATTTCTTTGGTCAATTAAGTCAAGACGAAATTGAAAAGAAGGCTAGAAAATGGAGACAATCGCAAAAGAGGAGATTCGATCCGAAGAGGAgacaaggtggtggtggtggaataGATTTCGGTAAAGCT GATTTACCACCTGAACATATTCGAAAGATCATAAAAGATCATGGTGATATGTCAAATAGGAAATTCAGGAATGATAAGCGTGTACATTTAGGAGCATTGAAATATGTACCTCACGCCGTGATGAAGTTGTTGGAGAATATCCCTATGCCttgggag CAAGTACGGGAAGTGCCGGTGTTGTATCATATTTCGGGTGCCATCACATTCGTGAATGAGGTGCCTCAAGTGATTGAACCAGTG TATCACGCACAATGGGCATCAATGTGGCTCGCGATGAGACGAGAGAAGCGAGATCGACGACATTTCAAGCGGATGCGATTCCCGCCATTTGACGACGAAGAGCCACCGATGGATTATGGAGATAACGTATTAGATGTGGAGCCATTAGAAGCAATtcaattggaattggatgaagaagatgacgaagcGATATTAGATTGGTTCTATGATCCTAAACCATTATTGGATACTCCCCATGTGAACGGATCAAGCTACAAATATTTCCAATTATCTTTACCTCAATTAGCCAACTTGTATCGAATCGGTCGACAGTTATTATCGGATTATTCAGATAACAACGCTTTCTACCTATTCGACAAGAAGAGTTTCTTCACTGCTAAAGCTTTGAATATCGctttacctggtggacctAAATTCGAACCATTATATAGGGATACTGAAGCATTCGACGAAGATTGGAACGAATTCAACGATATAAACAAAGTTATCATTCGTGGTGTGATCAGATCCGAATACAAAGTGGCTTTCCCCCATTTATATAACAGTGTACCTCGATCAGTCCATATTGGACCATATCACGAACCGAAGAACGTCTATATCAAGACTGACGATCCGGACCTCCCAGCATTTTACTTTGATCCACTCATCAACCCCATCTCTCAACGTGTGGTTCAAGAAGCTCATACACCGCTGGTATCTCATGAAGATGCTGTGTTCGGATTTGGTAatgaggaagacgaagagttTGAATTACCAGATGAACTTGAACCATTTTTAGATACCAAGGATCTCAGTAATGATAATACTGCAGATGCCATTGCGTTATATTGGGCACCATACCCATATAATCTACGAAGTGGAAAAACAAAGAGAGCTCAAGATGTACCTTTAATCAAGAATTTCTATTTGGAACATTGTCCCGCCGATCAACCCGTTAAAATCAGAGTATCGTATCAGAAATTACTCAAGGTATACGTTCTCAATGCCTTACATCATAAACGACCTAAAGCAATGGCAAAGCGAAACTTATTTAGATCATTGAAAAACACAAAATTCTTCCAAACCACGAATCTAGATTGGGTAGAGGCTGGTTTACAAGTTTGTCGACAAGGTTATAACATGTTGAATCTATTGATTCATCGAAAGAATTTGAATTATCTTCATTTGGATTATAACATGAATTTGAAACCTATCAAGACTCTTACaacgaaagaaaggaagaaatcaagaTTTGGAAATGCTTTCCATCTCTGTCGAGAAATTCTACGATTGACCAAATTGATCGTAGATGCTCATGTTCAATTTAGATTGGGTAATGTCGATGCGTTCCAATTGGCCGACGGTCTTCAATATATGTTCGCCCACGTTGGTCAATTGACGGGAATGTACAGATACAAGTACAAGTTGATGAAGCAGATTAGAATGTGTAAAGACTTGAAACACTTGATATACTCTAGATTCAACACTGGTCCAGTAGGTAAAGGTCCAGGTGTAGGTTTTTGGGCACCAGGATGGAGAGTTTGGCTGTTCTTCATGAGAGGAATAGTACCATTGTTAGAAAGGTGGTTGGGTAATTTGTTAGCAAGACAATTCGAAGGTAGAAACTCGAAGGGAACTGCTAAGACTGTGACCAAGCAGAGAGTGGAGTCTCATTTCGACTTGGAGTTGAGAGCGGCAGTCATGCACGACATCTTAGA TATGATGCCCGAGAGTATCAAGGCCAACAAAGCGAAGACCATTCTACAGCACCTTTCTGAAGCTTGGCGATGCTGGAAAGCCAACATCCCTTGGAAAGTTCCCGGTATGCCCGCTGCCATTGAGAACATCATCTTGAGATACATCAAGAGCAAGGCCGACTGGTGGAGCTCAGTTGCACACTACAACAG AGAACGAATAAGACGAGGTGCCACCGTTGACAAGGCTGTCGTCCGAAAGAATCTCGGTCGATTGACTCGTCTGTACCTCAAAGCCGAACAGGAAAGACAGAACGGGTACCTCAAAGATGGTCCTTACATCTCTTCAGAGGAAGCTGTAGCCATTTACACATCTACGGTCCATTGGTTGGAATCTAGGAAATTCGCTCCTATCCCCTTCCCTCCATTATCCTACAAACACGATACCAAATTACTCGTACTTGCTTTGGAGAAGCTCAAGGAGGCTTACTCGGTACATGGTAGATTGAATCAATCGCAGAGAGAAGAATTAGCTTTGGTCGAACAAGCTTATGATAACCCTCACGAATGTTTATCCCGAATCAAGAGATTACTCTTAACTCAACGAGCGTTCAAAGAAGCTGGTATAGAATTCTTCGATACGTATGATAAGCTCATTCCATGCTATGATATCGAACCTGTAGAGAAGATTACGGATGCCTATCTGGATCAGTTCTTATGGTACGAAGCCGATAAAAGAGGATTATTCCCCAACTGGATTAAACCTTCAGATAAtgaacctcctcctctcttgGTGTACAAATGGTGTCAAGGTATCAACAACCTCACGGATATCTGGGATACCTCAGATGGAGAATGTGTGGTCATGATGGAAACCGTTCTTTCGAGGGTATACGAGAAAGTAGATTTTACCTTGTTGAacaggttgttgaggttgattttgGATCATAACTTGGCGGATTACATTACTGCTAAGAACAACAT CACTCTCACCTTCAAAGACATGTCTCACGTCAACGCGTACGGTATGATCAGAGGTTTACAATTCTCCTCATTCGTATTCCAGTTCTACGGCTTGGTGTTggatctcctcatcctcggtCTGCAAAGAGCGAGTGAGCTTGCTGGGCCACCTGGTGCACCAAATG GTTTCCTCCAATTCCGGGACTCCGAGACCGAAACCCGACATCCTATCAGGTTCTACACCCGATACGTCGACCGAATTCACATCTTATTCCGATTCACTTCCGATGAAGCGCGAGATCTCATCCAACGATACCTCAGTGCCAACCCTGATCCGAATAACGAGAATATGCACAACTACAACAACAAGCGATGTTGGCCCAAGGACTGTaggatgagattgaacaAGCATGATGTCAATTTGGGTAGAGCAGTATGGTGGAACGTTAAATCTTCATTACCAAGATCATTGACTACGATAGAATGGGAAGATTCCTTCTGTTCCGTTTACTCCAAGGATAATCCTCAACTCCTATTCTCCATGTGTGGTTTTGAAGTTCGAATCTTACCTAGAATCAGAACGCAACATGGAGAACAATACTCGCTTAAAGATGGCGTTTGGAACTTGACTCAGGAATCTACTAAAGAAAGGACCGCTCAAGCTTTCCTCCGAGTTTCCGACCAAGGTGTAAACGATTTCAACAATCGAATTAGACAAGTTCTGATGAGTTCTGGAAGCGCGACTTTCAGTAAGGTGATCAATAAGCAAGTCTATTTCTACCT ATGGAATACCGCTCTCATCGGTCTGATGACATATTACCGAGAAGCGGTGGTCCATACCAACGAATTGCTTGACTCCCTCGTCAAAGCTGAAAATAAGGTTCAGACCCGAGTCAAGGTAGGATTGAACTCCAAGATGCCTTCGAGATTCCCTCCTTGTGTCTTTTACTCTCCTAAGGAATTAGGTGGTTTGGGAATGTTATCAATGGGTTTCGTCTTGATACCTCAATCCGATCTCAGATGGTCGAAGCAAACCGATAGTGGCGGTATCACCCACTTCCGATCCGGTATGACTCACGAGGAAGATCAACTTATTCCCAACTTGTATCGATACCTCCAACCGTGGGAGGCAGAGTTCCTGGACTCTGCTAGAGTATGGTCCGAATATGCtatgaagagaaaggaagCTACTGCCTCGAATAGACGATTGACCTTGGAAGATTTAGAAGATTCATGGGATAGAGGTATTCCCCGAGTCAACACCTTGTTCCAGAAAGATCGACATACGCTCGCGTACGATAAGGGATGGAGAGTCAGAGCGTACTTCTCACAGTATTTCAGATTGCGAAACCAACCTTTCATCTGGACCAATAACAGACATGATGGTAAATTGTGGAACCTCAACTCTTACCGAGTAGATGTGATTGCGGCTTTGGGTGGTGTAGAAGGTATTTTGGAACACTCCCTCTTCAAGGGTACTGCTTTCCCAACTTGGGAGGGTCTTTTCTGGGAGAAAGCATCTG GTTTCGAGGAATCTATGAAGTACAAGAAGCTTACCAACGCCCAGAGATCGGGTCTTTCGCAGATCCCA AATCGACGGTTCACCATGTGGTGGTCACCCACGATCAACCGAGCCAACGTTTAT GTTGGTTTCCAAGTGCAATTAGATCTTACTGGAGTCTTCATGCACGGAAAATTGCCCACACT GAAAATATCGTTTATCCAGATCTTCAGAGCGCATTTGTGGCAGA AGATCCACGAGTCCGTTACGATGGATTTATGTCAAGTGTTCGACCAGGAGCTCGAGGCTTTACAAATCGAGACTGTCCAAAAGGAAACTATTCACCCTAGAAAGTCATACAAGATGAACTCTTCCGCTTCGGACATTCTTTTGTTCTCTTCCTACAAATGGCAGATATCTCGACCATCTTTGCTTACCGACAACAGAGATACCTTTGATGGTACTACCTCCAACAAGTACTGGTTAGATATCCAATTGAGATGGGGTGATTTCGATTCTCACGATATCGAACGATACGCTCGAGCCAAGTTCCTCGATTACTCTTCCGACAGTCAATCGATCTACCCTTCACCTACTGGTGTGTTGATCGCTATCGACTTGGCATACAACCTTTACTCGGCATATGGTAATTACTTCCCCGGAATGAAACCCCTTCTTCAACAAGCTATGGCCAAGATCATGAAAGCCAATCCTGCTCTTTACGTATTGAGAGAACGAATTAGAAAAGGTCTTCAGTTATATTCATCCGAACCTACCGAACCATATTTGAACTCTTCCAACTATTCTGAATTGTTCTCCAACCAGATTATCTGGTTTGTTGACGATACCAACGTATATCGAGTTACTGTCCACAAGACATTCGAAGGTAACTTGACAACCAAACCTATCAATGGTGCAATCTTCATTTTCAACCCCCGAACAGGTCAATTGTTCTTGAAGATCATTCATACATCAGTATGGGCAGGTCAGAAACGTTTGGGTCAATTGGCAAAATGGAAGACTGCCGAAGAAGTCGCTGCATTGGTCAGATCGTTACCCGTTGAAGAACAACCTAAACAAGTTATCGTCACTAGAAAAGGAATGTTGGATCCATTAGAAGTTCACTTGTTAGATTTCCCTAACATCGTTATCAAAGGTTCAGAATTGCAATTGCCATTCCAAGCTAcgttgaagatggagaaattCGGTGActtgatcttg CGTGCTACACAACCCCAGATGGTCTTGTTCAACCTGTACGACGATTGGctcaaatccatctcatcatacaCCGCTTTCTCGCGACTTATTCTCATCCTTCGAGCCCTTCATGTCAACAATGAGAAAGCCAAGATCATCCTTCGTCCAGATCGAAGCACTATCACTGAGTCTTACCACATATTCCCATCGTTAAGTGATGACCAATGGAT GAGCGTCGAGGTTGCCCTTAAAGATCTTATCTTGGCCGACTTCGGTAAACGAAACTCAGTCAATGTCGCTTCGCTCACCGCTTCCGAAATTCGAGATATCATTTTGGGTATGGAGATCGCTGCTCCATCTGTTCAGAGACAACAGATGGCCGAAATTGAAAAGACCACCGAAGCTCAATCTCAAGTCACCGCTCTTCAAACTAAGACTACCAACATCCACGGTGATGAGATTGTCGTAACCACCACGACCAACTACGAACAACAGACATTCGCATCTAAGTCCGATTGGAGAGTACGAGCCATCTCAGCTACCAACTTGCCTTTACGTGTTAACCACATTTTCGTTGgcaatgatgatgtgaaGGATGATGCTGGTTCATTCACCTATGTTATACCCAAGAATGTCCTCAAGACATTTATTGTTAATGGTGATCTTCGAACTCAAGTTGTAGCTTATCTTTACGGTGCTAGTCCACCTGATAATCCCCAAGTTAAAGAGATCAAGGCTGTTGCCTGGGTACCTCAACGAGGAAGTAACAATGGAGTCGAACTTCCAGCTACTTTACCCAAACATGATTTCTTACTTAAAGATTTAGAACCATTAGGATGGATTAAGACTCAGTCTCAGGAATTGAACCATCTCTCACCGGCTGATGTCACCACTCAAGCTAAGATCATGGCCAACCATTCGGAATGGGGACCACAATCGATCTGCGTAACCTGCGCTTTCACCCCTGGTTCGGTATCGCTCAACGCATGGGAATTGACTGTAGCTGGATTCGAATGGGGAAGGAAGAACCAAGATGTTACAGGACAAAATCCAGGATTTAACCCATCTATGGCAAATAGAGTACAACTCCTTTTGTCAGATAGGATTTTGGGTATGACCTTGGTTCCGGAAGGTGGTGTATGGAATTATGGTGTTGGTTTAACTCAATCGTGGAGCGATAAGCTACCGTATAGCATGACTTTGGATAAGCCTGAATCTTTCTGGGCTCCTTGTCACAGACCT AACGCTTTCCTCAACTTCGCTTCGATGGAGGGTGACGATGCCGCTGACGTAGAGAATAGTCTTGAATAA
- a CDS encoding phosphoribosylaminoimidazolesuccinocarboxamide synthase: protein MSDPAFTQQVAEKASTITLSPEKEAEYERITRSLQEYTGGDIIRKVLADGETVRAYWGTATTGRPHIAYCVPLVKIADFLTAGVHVKILLAEPDAQLHAFLDASKSTLQTVQYRVKYYSILLKTVFTVLGVPIDKLEFVTGTSYQLKADYTLDVYKFHALTSTREAEHAGADVVKESESPLMSSLLYPGLQALDEQYLDVHMQFGGVDQRKIFMYAAHFLPRLGYAKRAHLMNAMVPGLSGGKMSASDPKSKIDFLDTPADIKSKIKAALCPPGEVENNGVLAFIKAVLIPVQALRNEQASNKGEKAPVGEGSFVSAGAPEGTLFSITRPEKFGGDVHFSSYEELEKAYVAEQVHPGDLKGAVTDALINLLAPIRKAFEEDKEWQEVEKLAYPDTSAAPAAADKKVKKKDVRKSAPTEEERAALRAAKEKEKAEKAAAKATAEGNPLKPAELQKSSQAAAEASPSAAIASGSGSSSTSCVTSTNLPKLKLLAKGKVRDIYALPAAEDQDKLLFVATDRMSAFDVIMNNGIPSKGITLTTLSLFWFDKLKHIIPNHVLTPSPASCLASPADAWSEFPRSLDEYRDQLEGRSMIVKKCEVVKIEAIVRGYITGSAWSEYKKSQTVHGISMPAGLVESQKLPKPLFTPSTKADQGEHDENIHPDKVKDICGPELAEEIEKVAIQLYTEASDYALERGLILADTKFEFGLLPDPSSPNKTQLILIDEVLTPDSSRYWSSSEYVQGKPQASFDKQYLRDWLIKEGLKAKEDVTLPQHVVAETKRKYEEARDRVMGLGEFGKHGKIGVRAGDEDLGLQTDQVEDAIQSEARDRLIGGKHGKIGVKAGDEDLELQTDQVEDAIQSEARDRLIGGKHGKIGVKAGDEDLGLQTDQVEDAIQSEARKL from the exons ATGTCAGATCCAGCTTTCACCCAACAAGTAGCTGAGAAAGCTTCCACCATCACTCTTTCTCCTGAGAAGGAAGCAGAGTACGAGAGGATCACCAGAAGTTTACAGGAATACACCGGtggagatatcatcagaaaGGTATTAGCGGATGGAGAGACGGTGAGAGCGTATTGGG GAACCGCTACTACCGGTAGAC CTCACATTGCCTACTGCGTGCCTCTGGTAAAGATCGCAGACTTCTTGACTGCTGGTGTGCATGTGAAGATCCTACTAGCAG AGCCTGATGCACAGCTCCATGCCTTCCTTGACGCTTCGAAATCTACTCTTCAAACCGTTCAATACCGAGTCAAATACTACTCAATTCTCCTCAAAACTGTGTTCACGGTTCTTGGTGTGCCCATTGACAAGCTCGAGTTTGTAACCGGAACAAGCTACCAGTTGAAAGCGGATTACACTTTGGATGTCTACAA ATTCCACGCTCTCACCTCAACAAGGGAAGCTGAACATGCCGGAGCGGATGTAGTGAAGGAATCCGAATCACCTTTGATGAGCAGTCTCCTTTACCCTGGTCTTCAAGCATTAGATGAACAGTACTTGGACGTACATATGCAGTTCGGTGGTGTTGACCAG CGAAAAATCTTCATGTACGCTGCTCATTTCCTTCCGCGATTAGGCTACGCCAAACGAGCACACTTGATGAACGCTATGGTACCTGGGTTATCAGGAGGTAAAATGTCGGCATCCGACCCTAAATCCAAGATTGATTTCCTTGATACGCCAGCAGACATCAaatcgaagatcaaagctgcCTTATGTCCACCTGGAGAAGTAGAGAACAATGGTGTATTAGCATTTATCAAAGCTGTATTAATACCTGTCCAAGCGTTGAGAAATGAACAAGCTTCAAACAAGGGTGAAAAAGCACcagtgggagaaggaagtttTGTCAGTGCTGGTGCACCCGAGGGAACCTTGTTCAGTATCACCAGGCCTGAAAAATTCGGTGGAGATGTCCATTTCTCATCTTACGAAGAGTTGGAAAAGGCCTATGTGGCTGAACAAGTCCATCCTGGAGATTTGAAAGGTGCTGTGACGGACGCTTTGATCAACCTTTTGGCTCCTATCAGAAAAGCATTCGAGGAAGATAAAGAATGGCAAGAAGTTGAGAAGTTGGCTTATCCTGATACGTCTGCTGCTCCAGCTGCCGCTGATAAGAAAGTT aaaaagaaggatgtGAGGAAATCGGCACCAactgaggaagaaagagcagCTTTACGAGCggcgaaagagaaggagaaagcgGAGAAAGCAGCTGCCAAAGCTACTGCTGAAGGAAACCCATTGAAACCTGCTGAACTCCAGAAATCCTCTCAAGCGGCTGCCGAAGCCTCTCCTTCTGCTGCCATCGCCAGTGGAAGCggttcttcatctacatcatgTGTCACTTCGACCAATCTACCGAAACTCAAACTACTTGCTAAAGGGAAAGTAAGGGATATTTACGCCTTACCTGCGGCTGAAGACCAAGACAAGTTGTTGTTCGTTGCTACGGATAGGATGAGTGCTTTTGATGTGATCATGAACAAT GGCATTCCATCAAAGGGTATCACACTTACTACCCTCTCCTTATTCTGGTTTGACAAACTCAAGCATATCATCCCCAATCACGTCCTTACACCCTCCCCTGCATCATGCCTGGCCTCTCCCGCAGATGCTTGGTCGGAATTCCCTAGATCATTAGACGAATACAGAGATCAGTTAGAAGGAAGAAGTATGATTGTGAAGAAGTGCGAGGTCGTCAAGATCGAAGCTATTGTCAGGGGTTATATCACTG GTTCCGCTTGGTCTGAATACAAGAAATCCCAGACTGTCCATGGTATCTCCATGCCAGCGGGATTAGTCGAATCTCAGAAGCTGCCTAAACCACTGTTCACACCTTCTACCAAAGCCGATCAAGGTGAACACGATGAGAATATCCATCCTGACAAAG TCAAAGACATTTGTGGACCTGAACTTGCCGAGGAAATTGAAAAAGTCGCTATACAGCTCTACACCGAGGCTTCCGATTACGctttggaaagaggattgatCTTGGCCGATACCAAATTTGAATTTGGTTTattacctgatccatcttctcccaACAAAACACAACTTatattgatagatgaagTTCTTACACCCGATTCATCAAGATATTGGTCTTCTTCCGAATACGTCCAAGGCAAACCTCAAGCTTCGTTCGACAAGCAATACTTAAGAGATTGGCTTATCAAAGAAGGTCTtaaagccaaagaagatgtaaCTTTACCTCAACACGTAGTAGCTGAGACTAAAAGGAAATATGAAGAAGCGAGAGATAGAGTGATGGGTTTAGGTGAATTTGGTAAACATGGTAAGATCGGGGTCAGAgctggagatgaagatctgggaTTGCAGACTGATCAGGTGGAAGATGCGATTCAGTCTGAAGCAAGAGATAGACTGATAGGTGGTAAACATGGTAAAATTGGAGTCAAAgctggagatgaagatctcGAACTGCAGACTgatcaggtggaggatgCGATCCAGTCTGAAGCAAGAGATAGACTGATAGGTGGTAAACATGGTAAAATTGGAGTCAAAgctggagatgaagatctgggaTTGCAGACTgatcaggtggaggatgCGATCCAGTCAGAGGCTAGAAAGTTGTAA